From a single Alloactinosynnema sp. L-07 genomic region:
- a CDS encoding acyl-CoA carboxylase subunit beta: MAARVRELRLKRSKAYDGPSVAATEAQHARRKLTVRERLDILLDPGSFNEIETLRTHRATGFGMADRKPPGDGVVIGWGTIEGRTVFVHAHDFRVFGGSLGEAHAQKIHKIMDLAESTGAPLIGLNDGAGARIQEGVTALAGYGGIFRRNVRMSGVVPQISVMLGPCAGGAAYSPALTDFVFMVRDVAQMFVTGPDVVHAVTGEQVSHDELGGADVHGGTGVATFVHDDEESCLLDVRYLVGLLPSNNQQPPPTFAATDPAGRRTDALADIVPVEPGRAYDMRDVVAELVDDGEYIELHETWATNVVCALARIDGTTVGVVANQPSSLAGVLDIASAEKAARFVQTCDAFNIALVTLVDVPGFLPGTDQEHNGLIRHGAKLLYAYCAATVPRVQVILRKAYGGAYIVMDSRSIGADLSYAWPTNEIAVMGAEGAANVVFRKEIAAAADPEATRALRIAEYRQRLVHPYFAAEHGLVDDVIDPAETRSTVARALAMLRTKRASLPHTKHGNPPL, translated from the coding sequence ATGGCCGCCAGGGTGCGGGAGCTCCGTCTCAAACGGAGCAAGGCGTACGACGGGCCGAGCGTGGCGGCGACGGAGGCGCAGCACGCGCGGCGTAAGCTCACTGTTCGGGAGCGGCTCGACATTCTGCTCGATCCGGGTTCCTTCAACGAGATCGAGACTCTGCGCACGCACCGCGCGACCGGGTTCGGGATGGCTGACCGCAAGCCGCCCGGGGATGGGGTGGTCATCGGGTGGGGGACGATCGAGGGGCGGACGGTTTTCGTCCACGCGCACGACTTTCGGGTGTTCGGCGGTTCCCTCGGTGAGGCGCACGCGCAGAAGATTCACAAGATCATGGACTTGGCCGAGTCCACTGGGGCGCCGCTGATCGGGCTCAATGACGGGGCGGGCGCGCGCATCCAGGAAGGTGTGACCGCGCTGGCGGGGTACGGCGGGATCTTCCGGCGCAACGTGCGGATGTCCGGTGTGGTCCCGCAGATCAGCGTGATGCTCGGCCCGTGCGCGGGCGGCGCGGCCTACTCGCCCGCGTTGACCGACTTCGTGTTCATGGTCCGCGATGTCGCCCAGATGTTCGTGACCGGGCCGGACGTCGTCCACGCGGTCACCGGTGAGCAGGTCTCCCACGACGAACTCGGCGGCGCCGACGTTCATGGCGGCACCGGGGTCGCCACCTTCGTCCACGATGACGAGGAGAGCTGCCTGCTCGACGTGCGCTACTTGGTCGGCCTGCTGCCGTCGAACAACCAGCAGCCGCCGCCGACGTTCGCGGCCACCGACCCGGCCGGCCGACGCACCGACGCCCTGGCCGACATCGTCCCTGTCGAGCCGGGCCGCGCGTATGACATGCGGGACGTGGTCGCCGAGCTGGTTGACGACGGCGAATACATCGAACTGCACGAGACCTGGGCGACCAATGTCGTGTGCGCGCTGGCCCGTATCGATGGCACGACAGTAGGGGTTGTGGCGAATCAGCCGAGCTCGCTGGCGGGCGTGCTTGACATCGCCTCCGCGGAGAAGGCGGCCCGGTTCGTCCAAACCTGCGACGCGTTCAACATCGCGCTGGTGACGCTGGTGGACGTGCCCGGGTTCCTGCCCGGCACCGACCAGGAGCACAACGGGCTGATCAGGCACGGTGCCAAGCTGCTCTACGCCTACTGCGCCGCGACCGTGCCGCGGGTCCAGGTGATCTTGCGCAAGGCCTACGGCGGCGCGTACATCGTCATGGACTCCCGCTCGATCGGGGCGGACCTGTCCTACGCGTGGCCGACGAACGAGATCGCCGTCATGGGGGCCGAGGGCGCGGCCAATGTGGTCTTCCGCAAGGAGATCGCCGCGGCGGCCGACCCGGAGGCGACCCGCGCGCTGCGGATCGCCGAGTACCGGCAGCGACTTGTCCACCCCTATTTCGCGGCCGAGCACGGGCTCGTCGACGACGTCATCGACCCGGCCGAAACCCGCTCGACGGTCGCGCGGGCGCTGGCGATGCTGCGGACCAAGCGCGCGTCGCTGCCGCACACCAAGCACGGGAACCCGCCGCTGTGA
- a CDS encoding acyl-CoA carboxylase epsilon subunit, translating into MSTEPIVTPDTERGESALMGAEPILTSQACDEEVAALVAALAAVAPSTGDPPSPGPRWTLPKVLFRAPTAWDAP; encoded by the coding sequence GTGAGCACTGAACCGATCGTGACTCCGGACACCGAGCGCGGAGAGTCGGCCCTTATGGGCGCCGAGCCGATCTTGACCTCGCAGGCTTGCGACGAGGAGGTCGCCGCGCTCGTCGCCGCACTGGCCGCCGTCGCCCCGTCCACCGGGGACCCGCCGTCCCCGGGTCCCCGATGGACGCTCCCGAAGGTGCTGTTCCGCGCGCCGACCGCGTGGGACGCGCCATGA
- a CDS encoding AAA family ATPase — MPGMVTVLTAAFDARAHDVTAGAHDIALRFGGHEITDDEPTEPRVVSAVFHSVCDATRASLEIASMVALAESDTGDPLGGLRIVLCAAVDAPESPIGTQAMRHARTLLAKAAPGQILATAPTAVVAGPTLPAGIELLDRGFWTPLPDAPPERVYEMCVGGATPEGTGTSNLEWARRALHDPAATVVVDVAEALRTATSVWPEVQSGNARMVLVYRGSAADRMAVTAELVLRLHAEGALVLYGRWTAGTYETYRAFREALGFHAAACATDQLVTDLQGWADEIAHLLPDLGARVGGTIPGRGGSTYERAGMFDAVGHWVRAITSRVPTILVLDDAHRADPTSISLLSHLWHSCRSSGLMVVATATETPVADRLADVVVHPDPSALVRIPLS; from the coding sequence ATGCCCGGAATGGTCACCGTCCTCACCGCCGCCTTCGACGCACGCGCGCACGACGTCACGGCGGGGGCCCACGACATCGCGCTGCGCTTCGGCGGCCACGAGATCACCGACGACGAACCCACCGAACCCCGCGTGGTCAGCGCCGTCTTCCACAGCGTCTGCGACGCGACCAGGGCGTCACTGGAGATCGCCAGCATGGTCGCGCTCGCGGAGTCGGACACCGGAGACCCCCTAGGCGGCCTACGCATCGTGCTGTGCGCCGCCGTCGACGCCCCCGAGTCCCCAATCGGCACCCAGGCGATGCGCCACGCGCGAACCCTGCTGGCCAAGGCCGCCCCCGGCCAGATCCTGGCGACCGCCCCCACCGCGGTTGTCGCTGGCCCGACCCTGCCCGCGGGCATCGAGCTCCTCGACCGTGGCTTCTGGACCCCCCTACCCGACGCCCCACCGGAACGCGTCTACGAGATGTGCGTGGGCGGCGCGACCCCCGAGGGCACCGGCACCTCCAACCTCGAATGGGCCAGACGAGCCCTGCACGACCCAGCCGCCACCGTCGTGGTCGACGTCGCCGAAGCACTCCGCACGGCCACGTCGGTCTGGCCTGAGGTTCAGTCCGGCAACGCCCGGATGGTGCTCGTCTACCGCGGTTCGGCCGCGGACCGGATGGCTGTCACGGCCGAACTCGTGCTGCGGTTGCACGCGGAAGGGGCGCTTGTCCTGTACGGGCGTTGGACGGCCGGCACATATGAGACTTATCGGGCCTTCCGCGAGGCTCTCGGCTTCCACGCGGCGGCTTGCGCGACTGACCAGCTGGTCACCGACTTGCAAGGCTGGGCTGACGAGATCGCCCACCTGTTGCCTGATCTTGGTGCGAGGGTCGGCGGAACCATCCCGGGCCGAGGCGGTTCAACCTATGAACGTGCGGGAATGTTCGACGCAGTAGGCCATTGGGTCAGAGCGATCACCAGCAGAGTCCCCACGATCTTGGTCCTGGACGACGCCCATAGAGCGGACCCCACGTCCATCTCACTGCTCTCACACCTGTGGCATTCGTGTAGATCATCGGGCTTGATGGTAGTAGCGACAGCAACCGAGACACCGGTAGCCGACCGCCTGGCGGACGTAGTCGTACACCCGGACCCATCAGCCCTAGTCCGAATCCCTTTGTCCTAG
- a CDS encoding BTAD domain-containing putative transcriptional regulator codes for MLIRLIGLIAVEEPGGVARHLSSAQTQVAFARLILERATGTDRDQLADTVWPDGLPDTWASALRSVVSRVRTFVAHDDAELVAQGRRYLLRMPQDAVVDLECAERAVGDAIRAQAEGANADAQKFAMTALSYLREPFLPHHEGEWVAGVREHLDGLLSSALETASGAAAALGVDRDAVRFAEEAVRRAPLSESAHRCLMTAHAAGGNRAEALSSYQRLRQVLSEELGIDPSPQTQAAYVDLLGGPASHRGKPRAGTVAAAAVPFSGRRTELAGIAKAWAQTEQGVGHLVLVTGEPGVGKTRLVTEAARRIGRAGGLVVYGRCEPGSTVPAQPIVSALADFVAATPTESLPPLSFGPLRTLRALAPGNDARPDLAALTKLLAELADQSICLVLDDLDLADEDTFLLLRRVFRLGGTDCSLLLVATANGRGPRKPADPHTDFVHDMDRLGLLRRVAVPGLEESDMRALSRQIMPTAHAADVPPPYRLLADTAGNAYLAVEMLRWYREGPAVAGRRLPDGIHDYAEANLAALDPEPRRLLRAAAVAGFAFELDLAGDAAGLTPDDALDSLDELVETGLVTEVIATGFGANPVPKYRYTHDVVRRAVYEQLSETRRRWLHARLADAIEHHRTDNLATHSRALAHHRSAGAAADGDTRAVQASWHAAAWATRKGAQSEAVRLLEQALTHVPESDNELRADALTRLGLAQLAAGHRDCDQTLLDGTIQALHTHRLNIAAQAALGLADAVGTRPRLRSEATAMIDLLLRTVAESRPNRSVAVDDVTVGRLIARQCDLSTSVSADPAVTRSLRAMTGELRLLEGPDHVRWRATLAAEALAVAGAIGDTAGRVAAAHHRAATAELTGDIESRDAALASLAEAINDGDGDEIAIGDALLAEHTVAIAVTEGRLTDAAATARHVEIVQSATAIAPLPGSLAQRQMLISRWLRYGGAVAPDHPTTAHEGAERALAAILRGDRGLPHLTVRALAINAEPLPTGDEWPHAVGVLALSAVELGDAATAEAVRALLTPYPDLTCGVGYRTFVGTAAFHLGRLAVVVGDWDDAERHLSAALSQLAGRRARPWMALAQLALAKALDSRNKVGDRRCAQALRAEATWTLTNLGLRRSA; via the coding sequence ATGCTGATCAGACTCATCGGGCTGATCGCCGTCGAGGAACCGGGCGGCGTGGCTCGACACCTGTCCAGCGCCCAGACCCAGGTCGCCTTCGCCCGGTTGATCCTGGAGCGGGCCACCGGCACCGACCGCGACCAACTCGCCGACACCGTGTGGCCCGACGGGCTGCCCGACACCTGGGCTTCGGCGTTACGCAGCGTAGTCAGTCGGGTGCGCACTTTCGTCGCCCATGACGACGCCGAACTCGTCGCGCAAGGCAGGCGCTATCTGCTTCGGATGCCGCAAGACGCCGTCGTCGATCTTGAATGCGCCGAGCGAGCGGTTGGGGACGCGATCCGCGCGCAGGCCGAGGGCGCCAACGCCGACGCGCAGAAATTCGCCATGACCGCGTTGTCGTATTTACGCGAACCATTTCTCCCCCATCACGAGGGCGAGTGGGTAGCGGGCGTGCGCGAGCACCTCGACGGGCTGCTGTCCTCGGCGCTGGAGACCGCCAGCGGCGCGGCGGCGGCGCTGGGCGTGGACCGCGACGCGGTGCGCTTCGCCGAGGAGGCCGTGCGGCGGGCCCCGCTGAGCGAGAGCGCGCACCGATGTCTGATGACCGCGCACGCCGCGGGCGGCAACCGGGCCGAGGCGCTGAGCAGCTACCAGCGGCTGCGCCAGGTGCTGTCGGAGGAACTGGGCATCGACCCGTCGCCGCAGACCCAGGCCGCCTACGTCGACCTGCTCGGCGGCCCGGCGTCGCACCGGGGCAAGCCGCGCGCCGGGACAGTGGCAGCGGCGGCGGTCCCGTTCAGCGGCAGGCGCACCGAGCTGGCCGGGATCGCCAAGGCGTGGGCGCAGACCGAGCAGGGCGTCGGCCACCTGGTGCTGGTCACCGGCGAACCGGGGGTCGGCAAGACGCGGCTGGTCACCGAGGCGGCCCGGCGGATCGGGCGCGCGGGCGGGCTGGTGGTCTACGGCCGCTGCGAACCGGGGTCGACCGTGCCCGCCCAGCCGATCGTGTCCGCGCTGGCCGACTTCGTCGCCGCCACTCCGACCGAGTCCCTGCCGCCACTCAGTTTTGGTCCACTGAGGACACTTCGGGCGCTGGCGCCGGGAAACGACGCGCGACCGGACCTCGCCGCGCTGACGAAGCTGCTCGCGGAGCTGGCCGACCAGTCGATCTGCCTGGTGCTCGACGACCTGGACCTGGCCGACGAGGACACGTTCCTGTTGCTGCGCAGGGTGTTCCGGCTCGGCGGCACCGACTGTTCGCTGCTGCTGGTGGCCACCGCGAACGGCCGCGGGCCGCGCAAACCGGCGGATCCGCACACCGACTTCGTGCACGACATGGACCGGCTCGGCCTGCTGCGCCGGGTCGCGGTGCCCGGGCTCGAGGAGTCCGACATGCGCGCGCTGTCGCGCCAGATCATGCCGACCGCGCACGCGGCCGACGTGCCACCGCCGTACCGGCTGCTCGCCGACACCGCGGGCAACGCCTATCTCGCGGTGGAGATGCTGCGCTGGTACCGCGAAGGGCCCGCGGTGGCGGGGCGGCGGCTGCCGGACGGCATCCACGACTACGCCGAGGCGAACCTCGCCGCGCTCGACCCGGAGCCGCGCAGACTGCTGCGGGCCGCGGCGGTCGCGGGCTTCGCCTTCGAACTCGACCTGGCAGGCGACGCCGCGGGCCTGACCCCGGACGACGCACTGGACAGCCTCGACGAGCTGGTCGAGACGGGCCTGGTCACCGAGGTGATCGCCACCGGTTTCGGGGCCAACCCGGTGCCGAAGTACCGCTACACCCACGATGTCGTGCGGCGCGCGGTCTATGAGCAGCTCAGCGAGACCCGGCGGCGGTGGCTGCACGCGCGCCTCGCCGACGCCATCGAACATCACCGCACCGACAACCTCGCCACCCACAGCCGGGCCCTGGCCCACCACCGCTCGGCGGGCGCCGCGGCCGATGGCGACACCCGCGCGGTCCAGGCCAGTTGGCACGCCGCGGCCTGGGCCACCCGCAAGGGCGCGCAGTCCGAGGCGGTCCGGCTGCTGGAGCAAGCGCTTACGCATGTCCCGGAGTCCGACAACGAGCTCAGAGCCGACGCCCTGACCAGGTTGGGTCTGGCGCAGCTGGCCGCGGGTCACCGCGACTGCGACCAGACCCTCCTCGACGGCACGATCCAGGCCCTGCACACCCACCGCCTCAACATCGCCGCCCAAGCCGCCCTCGGCCTGGCCGACGCCGTCGGCACCCGCCCCCGCCTGCGCAGCGAGGCGACCGCGATGATCGACCTGCTGCTCCGCACCGTCGCCGAGTCCCGCCCGAACCGCTCGGTCGCCGTGGACGACGTGACGGTGGGCAGGCTGATAGCAAGGCAATGCGACCTGTCGACGTCCGTCTCGGCCGATCCGGCGGTGACCCGCTCCCTGCGTGCGATGACCGGTGAGCTGCGACTGCTGGAAGGCCCCGACCACGTCCGCTGGCGCGCCACCCTCGCCGCTGAGGCCCTCGCCGTCGCGGGCGCCATCGGCGACACCGCGGGCCGCGTCGCCGCCGCCCACCACCGCGCCGCCACCGCCGAACTCACCGGCGACATCGAGTCCCGCGACGCTGCTTTGGCATCCCTCGCGGAAGCGATCAACGACGGCGATGGCGACGAGATAGCCATCGGCGACGCACTGTTGGCCGAGCACACGGTCGCCATAGCCGTCACCGAGGGCAGACTCACCGACGCCGCCGCCACCGCCCGCCACGTCGAGATCGTCCAGTCCGCCACCGCGATCGCCCCCCTCCCCGGCAGCCTCGCCCAACGTCAGATGCTCATCTCCCGCTGGCTCCGCTACGGCGGCGCCGTCGCCCCAGACCACCCGACCACCGCCCACGAAGGCGCCGAACGAGCCCTGGCAGCAATCCTGCGCGGCGACCGAGGCCTCCCCCACTTGACAGTGAGAGCCCTGGCCATCAACGCCGAACCCCTCCCCACCGGCGACGAATGGCCACACGCGGTCGGCGTCTTGGCATTGTCAGCGGTCGAACTCGGCGACGCGGCCACAGCGGAAGCCGTACGAGCCCTCCTGACCCCCTACCCAGACCTGACCTGCGGCGTCGGCTACCGCACTTTCGTCGGCACAGCGGCATTCCACTTAGGACGACTGGCAGTAGTCGTCGGAGACTGGGACGACGCCGAACGACACCTGTCGGCGGCCCTGTCACAACTGGCAGGAAGACGAGCCAGACCATGGATGGCCCTAGCCCAACTGGCGCTGGCCAAGGCCTTGGACAGCCGCAACAAGGTAGGCGACCGCCGCTGCGCCCAGGCGCTTCGCGCAGAAGCCACCTGGACCCTCACAAACCTGGGCCTACGCAGATCCGCATAG
- a CDS encoding aminotransferase class I/II-fold pyridoxal phosphate-dependent enzyme: MSASAAWERLEPKLTAIRQRLGQLESEPDRRNSFMPYTPERDSPYVDLHGERLLQMSGYSYLGLSGDERVVAAAKAAVDTYGSGAHGVRALAGSTPLHEELEAEVAQFLGRDTALVFGSGYAANVGTIAALVGPGDTVFIDKYDHASIVDGCQLSGATVTRFRHNDADHLNRRLAESHREGVKLVIVDSVYSMDGDIAPLPELREVCDRHDALLMVDEAHALGVIGKTGRGIEEHFDFKVKVDIKVGTLSKGIPSTGGWVVGSPELAVFLKYNARPFLFSAALPPAQAGAALESLRILDQEPWRVTHIQNESARLRKIVTDAGMRTLSSETAVIPLIAGSDELAYDYATACRKAGVVGLPVVSPAVPNTLARLRIAVTARHSSEDIDVAADAFLTAARQCGLIAA, translated from the coding sequence GTGAGCGCTTCTGCAGCATGGGAACGGCTGGAGCCGAAACTGACCGCGATTCGGCAGCGGCTCGGGCAATTGGAGTCCGAGCCGGACCGGCGCAACAGCTTCATGCCGTACACCCCCGAACGCGACAGCCCCTATGTCGACCTGCACGGCGAGCGCCTGCTGCAGATGTCGGGCTACAGCTACCTCGGACTGTCCGGTGACGAGCGAGTCGTGGCCGCGGCGAAGGCCGCCGTCGACACCTACGGCTCCGGCGCCCACGGTGTCCGGGCCCTGGCGGGCTCGACCCCGCTGCACGAAGAGCTGGAGGCGGAGGTCGCCCAGTTCCTCGGCCGCGACACCGCGCTGGTCTTCGGCTCGGGCTATGCCGCCAACGTCGGCACCATCGCCGCGCTGGTCGGCCCGGGTGACACGGTCTTCATCGACAAGTACGACCACGCCAGCATCGTCGACGGCTGCCAGCTCAGCGGCGCCACGGTGACCCGGTTCCGGCACAACGACGCCGACCACCTCAACCGCCGCCTGGCCGAGTCCCACCGCGAGGGCGTCAAGCTCGTCATCGTCGACTCGGTCTACTCGATGGACGGCGACATCGCCCCGCTGCCCGAACTGCGCGAGGTCTGCGACCGGCACGACGCGCTGCTGATGGTCGACGAGGCGCACGCGCTGGGCGTCATCGGCAAGACCGGCCGCGGCATCGAGGAGCACTTCGACTTCAAGGTCAAGGTCGACATCAAGGTCGGGACCCTGTCCAAGGGCATCCCGTCGACCGGCGGCTGGGTCGTCGGCTCCCCGGAGCTGGCGGTGTTCCTCAAGTACAACGCGCGGCCGTTCCTGTTCTCCGCGGCCCTGCCGCCCGCCCAGGCGGGTGCGGCGCTGGAGTCGCTGCGGATCCTGGACCAGGAGCCCTGGCGGGTCACCCACATCCAGAACGAGTCGGCGCGGCTGCGCAAGATCGTCACCGACGCGGGCATGCGGACGCTGTCGAGCGAGACCGCGGTGATCCCGCTGATCGCCGGGTCCGACGAGCTCGCCTACGACTACGCCACCGCGTGCCGCAAGGCCGGGGTCGTCGGCCTGCCGGTCGTCTCGCCCGCGGTGCCGAACACCCTGGCCCGCCTGCGGATCGCCGTCACCGCCCGGCACTCGTCCGAGGACATCGACGTGGCGGCCGACGCCTTCCTGACCGCGGCCCGCCAGTGCGGGCTCATCGCGGCCTGA
- a CDS encoding beta-ketoacyl synthase, giving the protein MAPSPEVVVTGMGVVTPAGCDLDRFWSALLAGRSTAAPLDHIDVSGHGVRFGCRVSGLDEVGLVTAKEARRMDPFARYGLVAALSAHQHAGGPAPDPARTAIVVGTAVGGRWTSDEESRNYYLNGPRAVNPLMPLVTMPNSAAALIAMRLGWHGPSLTISTTCASGVDAVGHAAAMVRSGQVDVAIAGGCESTLTPVSLAGFANLNAMSARNDEPELACRPFDVDRDGFVMGEGAGFVVLERRADALARGATVHSQILGYAATSDAHHLAMPLPDGGGAIAAMTSAITASGLSPADITHVNAHGTSTPHNDRAEAIALAKVFGQTPPVTATKGVTGHLIGAAGTVELIATILATAAGTVPPTANHDRIEPGMDIDLVHGRPRPVASGPALSNSFGFGGHNACLVVAP; this is encoded by the coding sequence ATGGCTCCCTCTCCTGAAGTCGTCGTCACCGGGATGGGCGTGGTCACCCCGGCCGGGTGCGACCTCGACCGGTTCTGGTCGGCGCTGCTGGCGGGCCGCTCCACGGCGGCGCCGCTGGACCACATCGACGTCAGCGGGCACGGCGTCCGGTTCGGCTGCCGGGTCTCCGGGCTCGACGAGGTCGGCCTGGTCACCGCCAAGGAAGCGCGCCGGATGGATCCGTTCGCCCGTTACGGTCTGGTCGCCGCGCTGTCGGCGCACCAGCACGCGGGCGGTCCGGCCCCGGATCCGGCGCGCACGGCGATCGTCGTCGGCACCGCGGTCGGCGGCCGGTGGACCAGCGACGAGGAGAGCCGCAACTACTACCTCAACGGGCCCCGCGCGGTGAACCCGCTGATGCCGCTGGTGACCATGCCGAACTCGGCGGCCGCGCTGATCGCGATGCGCCTCGGCTGGCACGGGCCGTCGCTGACCATCTCGACCACGTGCGCCAGCGGCGTCGACGCGGTCGGCCACGCGGCGGCGATGGTGCGCTCCGGCCAGGTCGACGTCGCCATCGCGGGTGGCTGCGAGTCGACGCTGACCCCGGTCAGCCTCGCCGGTTTCGCCAACCTGAACGCGATGTCGGCCCGCAACGACGAGCCCGAGCTGGCGTGCAGGCCGTTCGACGTTGACCGCGACGGCTTCGTCATGGGCGAGGGCGCGGGCTTCGTGGTGCTGGAACGCCGGGCGGACGCGCTGGCCCGCGGCGCCACGGTGCACTCCCAGATCCTCGGCTACGCCGCGACTTCCGACGCCCACCACCTCGCGATGCCGCTGCCCGACGGCGGCGGCGCGATCGCGGCGATGACCTCGGCCATCACCGCGTCCGGACTGTCGCCCGCGGACATCACCCACGTCAACGCGCACGGCACGTCCACACCGCACAACGACCGGGCCGAGGCCATCGCTCTGGCGAAGGTCTTCGGCCAGACCCCACCGGTGACCGCGACCAAGGGCGTCACCGGCCACCTGATCGGCGCCGCCGGGACGGTCGAGCTGATCGCGACGATCCTCGCGACCGCCGCCGGAACCGTCCCGCCGACCGCCAACCACGACCGAATCGAGCCTGGTATGGACATCGACCTGGTGCACGGCCGACCGCGCCCGGTGGCCTCCGGCCCCGCGCTGTCGAACTCGTTCGGCTTCGGCGGCCACAACGCCTGCCTGGTGGTGGCCCCGTGA
- a CDS encoding MaoC/PaaZ C-terminal domain-containing protein codes for MSEASTFAASDIRAVTAAELANYRDVLRGAIGVRRVVGAPQASPVYPFVLAMASFDEIVDQLTPEGQPRPGNVHLSQEIRVRRLVAPGERVGIDVEVLAARREAKGVRLAIRCVVVGDDGAVVSELLTGALLVDATTPEPFGDMPAATELTAGPGPVERTAVTATIPAETVLAYADASGDHNPIHLDEVAAIAAGFPGVIAHGMSVLALITEDVVDRYAGGDAARITGIGCRFSAPILPAEPLEITYVTDGGPVVKFTCKTPRGLAFKGGWVEIDGRRHG; via the coding sequence GTGAGCGAAGCATCGACGTTCGCCGCCAGCGACATCCGCGCGGTCACCGCCGCCGAACTCGCCAACTACCGCGACGTGCTGCGCGGCGCCATCGGCGTGCGGCGGGTCGTCGGGGCCCCGCAGGCGTCGCCGGTCTATCCGTTCGTGCTCGCGATGGCCAGCTTCGATGAGATCGTCGACCAGCTCACCCCCGAGGGGCAGCCCCGTCCCGGCAATGTCCATCTGAGCCAGGAGATCCGGGTCCGCAGGCTGGTCGCGCCGGGGGAGCGGGTGGGCATCGACGTCGAGGTGCTCGCCGCCCGCCGCGAGGCCAAGGGCGTGCGCCTGGCGATCCGCTGTGTCGTGGTCGGCGACGACGGCGCCGTCGTGTCCGAGCTGCTCACCGGTGCCCTGCTGGTCGACGCGACCACGCCGGAGCCCTTCGGTGACATGCCCGCCGCCACCGAGCTCACCGCCGGTCCCGGCCCCGTCGAACGCACCGCCGTCACCGCGACGATCCCCGCCGAGACCGTGCTCGCCTACGCCGACGCCTCGGGCGACCACAACCCGATCCACCTCGACGAGGTCGCCGCGATCGCCGCGGGCTTCCCCGGCGTGATCGCACACGGGATGAGCGTGCTCGCCCTGATCACCGAGGACGTGGTCGACCGCTACGCGGGCGGCGACGCCGCGCGGATCACCGGGATCGGGTGCCGCTTCTCCGCGCCGATCCTGCCCGCGGAGCCGCTGGAGATCACCTACGTCACCGACGGCGGCCCGGTCGTCAAGTTCACCTGCAAGACCCCGCGCGGCCTGGCGTTCAAAGGCGGCTGGGTCGAGATCGACGGGAGGCGCCATGGCTGA